Genomic segment of bacterium:
AACCTGCTAATAATCAATAACTAACCTTCTGGCACACCCATTGCTCTATCCTTCTCTGAATTCTCATGTAAAAACTCTGTTCAGAAAGGACAAGAAAAATGTCAAAAATCATCGGAATCGATCTCGGAACGACGAATTCATGCGTAGCAGTCATGGAAGCCGGCGAACCGGTTGTGATCGCCAATGCGGAAGGGCAGCGCACAACCCCGTCGGTCGTCGCCTTTGCCAAGAATGGTGAGCGGCTGGTTGGCGCAGCGGCAAAACGGCAAGCAGTCACCAATCCCCAACATACCGTTTTCTCGATTAAACGCTTCATGGGGCGCAAATTCCACGAAGTGACCCACGAAATGAAGATGGTCCCGTACACGGTCATCGAAGGTTCGGGCGGCGTCGCACGCGTCAAGATTACCGATAAGGAGTACTCCCCGCCGGAAATCAGCGCGATGGTCTTGCAGAAGATGAAGCAGACTGCCGAAGCGTACCTCGGCGAGAAGGTGACCCGTGCGGTTATCACTGTGCCGGCGTACTTCAACGATGCGCAACGCCAAGCGACCAAGGATGCCGGGGAAATCGCCGGACTGACGGTCGAGCGGATCATCAACGAACCGACCGCGGCAGCGCTTGCCTATGGTCTCGATAAGAAGAAAGACGAAAAGGTCGCAGTCTATGACTTAGGTGGCGGTACGTTCGATATCTCGATTCTCGAAATTGGCGACGGCGTCTTTGAAGTGAAATCGACCAATGGCGACACCCACTTGGGCGGTGACGACTTCGACCAGCGGCTCATCGACTTTATTGCCGACGAATTCAAGAAAACGGAAGGGATCGACCTCCGGAAAGACCCGATGGCGTTGCAACGCTTGAAGGAAGCGGCGGAAAAGGCGAAGTGCGAGCTGTCCAGCACCGCGCAGACCGAAGTGAATTTACCATTTATCACGGCGACTGCCGACGGTCCGAAGCATTTGACCCAAACTTTGACCCGAGCGAAATTCGAAGCGTTGGTTGCCGACTTGGTGGAACGTTCGATTGAACCGTGCCGCAAAGCGATGGCAGATGCCAAAATGTCACCCTCTGACATCGACGAAGTCATTCTCGTAGGCGGCTCTACCCGAATCCCGGCTGTCCAAGAGGCAGTCAAGAAGTATTTCCAGAAAGAGCCTCATCGCGGGGTGAATCCCGATGAAGTGGTTGCCATTGGTGCGGCGATTCAAGGTGGTGTGCTCGGCGGTCAAGTCAAAGACGTCCTCCTATTAGATGTGACGCCATTGTCACTCGGCATCGAGACCCTGGGTGGCGTCATGACCCGGCTCATCGAATCGAATACCACGATTCCGGTACGCAAGCAGGAAGTCTTCTCGACGGCGTCCGATAGCCAGTCGCAAGTCGAAATCCATGTCTTGCAAGGCGAGCGGCCGATGGCGCTCGATAATAAGACCATTGGACGGTTTATCCTCGATGGATTGCCACCGGCGCCGCGCGGCATTCCGCAGATCGAAGTGACCTTCGATATCGACGCGAATGGTATTCTCCATGTCACAGCGAAGGATAAGGCGACCGGGAAGGAACAATCGATCAAGATTCAGGCGAGTTCCGGCCTCTCGAAAGAGGAAGTCGACCGGATGAAGACCGATGCGAAGGCGAATGAAGAGACTGATCGCAAGAAACGCGAATCGATTGAATTGCGGAATCGCGCGGACGGGCTCGTATTCAGCACCGAACGGCAGATTACCGAACTTGCCGATAAATTACCAGCGGAAGAGAAAGAGAAACTGACCGCGGCGAAGGATAAGCTCAAGGGCTTACTGGAGAAGCAACCGCTCGATGCCGACGAAACGCAAAAGGCGATGGATGAGTTGAATGCAGTGTGGAATGCCGCATCGCAGAAGCTCTATGCCCAAGCTGGCGCGCAACCCGGACAAGGCGGTCCCGG
This window contains:
- the dnaK gene encoding molecular chaperone DnaK; this translates as MSKIIGIDLGTTNSCVAVMEAGEPVVIANAEGQRTTPSVVAFAKNGERLVGAAAKRQAVTNPQHTVFSIKRFMGRKFHEVTHEMKMVPYTVIEGSGGVARVKITDKEYSPPEISAMVLQKMKQTAEAYLGEKVTRAVITVPAYFNDAQRQATKDAGEIAGLTVERIINEPTAAALAYGLDKKKDEKVAVYDLGGGTFDISILEIGDGVFEVKSTNGDTHLGGDDFDQRLIDFIADEFKKTEGIDLRKDPMALQRLKEAAEKAKCELSSTAQTEVNLPFITATADGPKHLTQTLTRAKFEALVADLVERSIEPCRKAMADAKMSPSDIDEVILVGGSTRIPAVQEAVKKYFQKEPHRGVNPDEVVAIGAAIQGGVLGGQVKDVLLLDVTPLSLGIETLGGVMTRLIESNTTIPVRKQEVFSTASDSQSQVEIHVLQGERPMALDNKTIGRFILDGLPPAPRGIPQIEVTFDIDANGILHVTAKDKATGKEQSIKIQASSGLSKEEVDRMKTDAKANEETDRKKRESIELRNRADGLVFSTERQITELADKLPAEEKEKLTAAKDKLKGLLEKQPLDADETQKAMDELNAVWNAASQKLYAQAGAQPGQGGPGGPGFDPNSPGGFGGGQPGGGFGGEPGGNQGSGNGNDGKSDKKKDDGKIENADYEVIN